TGCGTGCAGGCCTGTTAAGTGTAAGATACTCCAGTCCTACATCCAAAAGAAATTGCAACCGCATACGGATTTCCTTGAGGATATCTTTGGCAATTATTCTTTGGCGTTCGTTAAGCGCTTCATCTACAGTAAACTTCTCCAGCTGCTCCGCGGCAGGGTGGGCTACACCAAACCAGCCGGCAAGTTCGGCAATGCTCATCTGAGCAAGCTGCGCAATATTCTTACCGGCTACTTTAAAAAAAAGTGCCTCTTTCTTCAGGCGGCTTCCCTTACACTCAGGGCATTCAACCATGTCCATAAATTCTTCTGCCCACCTGCGCAGATTTTCCGATGCCGAGTTATGAAAACACGATTTAATCATATGCACGATGCCGGTGAAAGCCTGCGTATAAGTGGCATCAGACCAGGACTTTTGTTCCTTATGCGAAGTGCCGTTATCACCGTAGAGAATAACCTGAAGCGCTTCAGGTGACAACTCTGACAAAGGCTGCGAAAAGGTAAACTGATACTTTCTGGCAAGTTTTCGCAGCTCACGAAATGCGTAATTATCGCGCCACTCACCTAAGGGAACCAAGGCCCCCTGATGAATGCTTTTGGTTTTATCCGGTATCACCAGCTCCGTATTCACTTCATAAATGGCACCCAGGCCGCGGCATAGCGGACACGCCCCATACGGTGAATTAAAGGAGAACGTATTCGGATTGGGGTCTTCATAGGCTATGCCGCTGTCAGGACACATCAGCTTTTTGCTGAAATAAAAGATTTCTCCGTTGTCATAGTCCATCACCATGCATAAGTCATTGCCAAGTTTAAGAGCGGCCTGCAACGAGTTGCGCAGTCGGTCGGTAAATTTTTCCTCCACACGCAGCCGGTCAACCACCACTTCTATGTCATGCATTTTATACCTGTCAACCTGCATCCGTTCTCTGACATCCATGATTTCGCCATCTACGCGCACTTTGAGATAGCCCTGGAAGCGTATTTTCTCAAACAGCTCGCGATAATGTCCTTTGCGGCCGCGCACGACAGGTGCCAGTAGCGCGATATGTTTCCCCCTGAATTTTTCAAACAGATACTGTTGTATCTGCTGATCGGTAAAGCGCACCATCTTTTTTCCCGTTACATAGGAAAAAGCTTCACCAATGCGGGCATAAAGCAACCGGATAAAGTCATATACTTCCGTAACCGTTCCCACGGTAGAGCGCGGATTCCTGCTGGTGGTTTTTTGCTCAATGCTAATGACTGGGCTCAGGCCAGTGATCTTATCTACATCCGGGCGCTCCAGTGAACCCAGAAACTGGCGGGCATAGGATGAAAAGCTTTCAATGTAGCGTCTTTGCCCCTCAGCATAAATCGTATCAAATGCCAAAGAAGACTTTCCGCTGCCACTTACACCGGTAATTACCACCAGCTTGTTTCTGGGCAAGCTCACATCAATGTTTTTCAGGTTGTGTGCCCGTGCACCATAAACCTGCAAAAAGTCCCCCTCAGCAAAGTCTGCAGCAGAAGTGAGGGTGTCCCTGTCATTCATGTCTTTGTTCGTGCTGGGAATAACCATATTTTCATTTTCTACTATCACCCGGTTGCGGCAACTTCAGTTGAGCAGCAGCTGATTGGTTGTGATTAACCATGCTGTAGAAATTATACTGCTTTCCGGGAGGGTTTTCTAAGTTAGAACTTCTCCGACAGATACGCGCCCTGATACAGGAAAATGAAGGGGCCACAGTTGTTTCTGAACAAAGAAATATCTTCAAGACATTCAATACTGGCAGCCTGTGCTTAAGTTTGCCAAAAATTATTATGGAACAGATTAACACCCCGTTAACGCGGATGCTGCGTATCAGGTATCCCATCATCATGGCTCCAATGTTTCTGGTCTCAAATGCGAAAATGACCACTGAAGCAATACGGGCTGGTATTACAGGAGCCATTCCTGCTTTAAACTATCGCACCGATGCAGAGTTTCGCAAAGCGCTGAATGAAATCCGTCAGGCATGTGAGGGCCCGATAGGTATCAATTTGATCGTCAACAAATCTAATATTCGTCTTAAAGAGCAATTAAAAACTTGCCTGGACTATAAGGTAGATTACATTATAACTTCGCTGGGCAATCCTAAAGAGGTAATTGAAGCATGCAAGCCCAGAGGCATCAAGGTGTTTTGCGATGTGGTGGATGAGATGTATGCAAAAAAGGTTGAGCAACTGGGCGCGGATGCAATTATAGCGGTAAACTCCGAAGCAGGTGGACATGCGGGACCCACGCCTGCCGCCATACTTGTACCCCAGCTTGTAAAGGCCTGCCGTATTCCGGTCATCTCTGCAGGAGGGGTGGGCCAAGGACGGCAAATGGCAGAAAAGCTGGCCCTGGGAGCCTGTGGAGTATCCATCGGCAGTCCCTTCATTGCCTCGCATGAAGCCGATGTATCGCAGGAGTATAAAGAGGCCATTGTACAGTATGGAGCCAAGGACATCGTGATGACTACAAAAATCTCCGGCACGCCCTGCACGGTAATCAATACTCCTTACGTACAGAAAATAGGCACCCGGCAGAACTGGCTGGAAGCTTTATTAAACCGCAACCGCAGGCTGAAGAAATATGCAAAAATGCTCACCTTTTACAAAGGCATGAAAGCCTTGGAACAGGCAGCCTTTGGCGCCACCTATAAAACCGTTTGGTGTGCAGGCCCGTCCATAGAACACGTCCATGCAATCCGTCCGGTAAGAGAAATTGTGGAAACCCTCGTGAGGGAATATGCCGAAGCGGTAAAAACTCAGCTACACCTGGCCTAATGCAAGGTGCCGGTTTAGAGGTGCTCACCGGCAGCATTATCTTCAGCTTTTACAATGTGGAAAATTTACTACTCCGACAGCAGACAGCCTGTTGTTAAAATCCACTACTTTTGAAAGATATGTAATAGCCGCTTTGCTGTGGCATCCTTGTTCAATAGGGTAATAAAAAATGAACTACCTGACGAAGCTCAATCCATCCCAGCTTGAGGCTGTAAAACATATTCACGGGCCCGCGATGATCATAGCCGGGCCGGGGTCAGGAAAGACGCGGGTGCTTACCTACCGCATAGCCTATCTGATGGAGCAGAACGTAGATCCATTCCATATTCTGGCGCTCACCTTTACCAACAAGGCTGCCCGCGAAATGCGCCAACGGATTGAAGCCATTGTAGGTACGGAAGCACGCAACCTCTGGATGGGAACCTTCCACAGCATCTTTGCCCGCATCCTGCGCATAGAAGCGCACCTACTAGGCTATCCTTCCAACTTTACCATCTATGATACGCAAGACTCCCGCAACCTGCTAAAAAATATTATACGCGAACAAAACCTGAACGATAAAATCTACAAGCCTGGCACGATACACCATCGCATCTCTTCGGCAAAAAATTCTCTTATATCCCCAACTGATTATTTGCAGAATCCTGCACTTACAACTGCTGACGAAAGCAGCGGCCTGCCCAAAACCGGCCTTCTGTATTCCCTCTACAACCAGCGTTGCAAGCAGGCTGCCGCAATGGATTTTGACGATCTCCTCTTCAACACCTGGTTGCTCCTGTCACAACATCCTGATGTGCTATACAAATACCAACAAAAGTTTCGCTATATTCTCATTGATGAAT
The Chitinophagales bacterium genome window above contains:
- a CDS encoding UvrABC system protein A, which translates into the protein MNDRDTLTSAADFAEGDFLQVYGARAHNLKNIDVSLPRNKLVVITGVSGSGKSSLAFDTIYAEGQRRYIESFSSYARQFLGSLERPDVDKITGLSPVISIEQKTTSRNPRSTVGTVTEVYDFIRLLYARIGEAFSYVTGKKMVRFTDQQIQQYLFEKFRGKHIALLAPVVRGRKGHYRELFEKIRFQGYLKVRVDGEIMDVRERMQVDRYKMHDIEVVVDRLRVEEKFTDRLRNSLQAALKLGNDLCMVMDYDNGEIFYFSKKLMCPDSGIAYEDPNPNTFSFNSPYGACPLCRGLGAIYEVNTELVIPDKTKSIHQGALVPLGEWRDNYAFRELRKLARKYQFTFSQPLSELSPEALQVILYGDNGTSHKEQKSWSDATYTQAFTGIVHMIKSCFHNSASENLRRWAEEFMDMVECPECKGSRLKKEALFFKVAGKNIAQLAQMSIAELAGWFGVAHPAAEQLEKFTVDEALNERQRIIAKDILKEIRMRLQFLLDVGLEYLTLNRPARSLSGGESQRIRLATQIGSQLRGITYILDEPSIGLHQRDNHRLIRALRELTDIGNTVIVVEHDKDIMLSSDYIVDLGPGAGHLGGHVVAAGPPKEFIRQGSVTAHYLSGEEKIAVPAIRRKGNGKILSLYGCTGHNLKHVNLKLPLGKMICVTGVSGSGKSSLVNETLYPILRSHLYGARQKALPYERIEGMDHIDSVIEVDQSPIGRSPRSNPATYIGVFSDIRSLFAQLPEAKIRGYKPGRFSFNVKGGRCEVCEGGGMKVIEMNFLPDVYVQCEKCLGKRYNRETLEVRYKGKSISDVLEMTIEEAVSFFENVPSIYRKVKTLYDVGLGYVTLGQPAPTLSGGEAQRVKLAAELCKKDTGNTLYILDEPTTGLHFQDIKMLLSVLNRLVDHGNTVLIIEHNLDVIKVADHIIDLGPEGGHRGGEVIATGTPEQIARNKKSHTGMFLIRELPY
- a CDS encoding 2-nitropropane dioxygenase, which codes for MEQINTPLTRMLRIRYPIIMAPMFLVSNAKMTTEAIRAGITGAIPALNYRTDAEFRKALNEIRQACEGPIGINLIVNKSNIRLKEQLKTCLDYKVDYIITSLGNPKEVIEACKPRGIKVFCDVVDEMYAKKVEQLGADAIIAVNSEAGGHAGPTPAAILVPQLVKACRIPVISAGGVGQGRQMAEKLALGACGVSIGSPFIASHEADVSQEYKEAIVQYGAKDIVMTTKISGTPCTVINTPYVQKIGTRQNWLEALLNRNRRLKKYAKMLTFYKGMKALEQAAFGATYKTVWCAGPSIEHVHAIRPVREIVETLVREYAEAVKTQLHLA